The nucleotide sequence CATTTAATAGAGCGATATACATACATGTGCTTATTTACCTTTCCTGTAGTTTGGTTATGTTATTAGTACTGTCTTCATCGAGAGAGAAGGTTGGTTTAAACTGAAACTTATTCAGTTCAGTTTAAAAGTGAATATGACGGTTTAATTAGATTGGATTGTTTTAGCTTTAGTGGTAAATCATAATTCTAATGATCTTCTCCAATTGGTTACTACAAGATTCTTGCAAACCTTGCAACATGTTTTCGACATAATATTTTCCTAAGTTCCTAATAAGAACTTAAGTTTGCGACGGCTTACATAAGTCGTAACAAGTTATGACAAATTTGCGAAAAAAAATGTAGTAGCAACTAATATggtttaattaatgaaaacagAGACAGGGATGAAAGGAGCAAATATTTGTAAATCCAGAAATGTAAACCAAGATGAAAACTCAAagtcaattttaacaatataaataaCGAATATGTGATTGTTTATTGCAAATGCAagaattataaaagaaacaGCAGATAAGAGTATTGGAAATACAGGGAACAAACTCACTCAAGTGACTAAAATCTACAAGACAAGGCAAGTGTTCAATAAAACCTCTGTATCATTTTGACATTTACAAGAGTTACATAAGCGAGGAGGACCATCCATGACATGTAACCTCAAACTCACTCTCATTTTCATTGCAAAAACCAAGACTGGAAACTGAAAGGATGCGACTGATTTGATTTACAAAAACAGTGGTCTGTTTCAGGTTACCTTAGATAAGGCCGCTAGAGATTAAGATCTGCACGACGGTAAAGTAATGCCTCCACAGAAAGATGCGATTATTATGTACAACACAAGAACTATTAAGCACGTCAGCAGTACCCTGTCGAACACAAACAATGATAGTTAAAACCGAGAGATGAGAAATTATAATTATCTGGAACACACGAAAAGCATAATAACAATACATAGTACACTTCTCTATGCAAAGTTGGAACTAAGGCAGTATAGCTTTTATCAGCCAATAATAAGGGATATGAACTCTTTCCAAATACTTTGGTATTTTGTCGAGGAGAAATCTCCCAAGCTAAGAACTAATGTATGTGTGAAGAAATATACTAGTAAACTATGATGCAAAAAGGCGAGTTAAACACACAAAGAATGTATACTGGTGTACCTAGTAACtaccaaaaaccaaagaaaatcaAGAGAATCAAGAAGAGACAGAGATCCTTACAAGAGCTTAGCGTTTTTCATCCAAAGAGCTCGACGGAGGCGCTTAGATTGTTTCCTGAAGTGAAATGCACTATCTTGCATTGTTGCTGTTTTATCAACAAGAAGCTCAATCCTATCACCTCTCTCCATTATTTTCTCAATGTTCTCAACCATGACTGATCGAATCTGTAAAACCCGAAAACACAACAATGAGAAAACTAACCTTTTCCACCAGAGATATCAAATAATAGTTATATAGGAGCCCTTGAACCGTGGAACAAACTGACTACACTTCCACCAAAGACAGATATAGAGAAGCATGTGAGCTAAAGAAGAATTATACCTCACTGACTTCTCCTCTAACACGATTGAGAGTATCAACACTAGGATTACTAGAGAAGAACTCCATCTGCTGATGCAAAACCCTTGAGAATTCATCATTCATTGCATAAGCTGGAGCCTGATGCGCCACTTTTCTATAGTTTTTCATAAACCTCATATGAATATCTTCCAAATACGAAAACGGAATCCTCCCTACAAAATCCAATCACcaacaccataaacataagTTACGCAGAGAAGACGACCTTAAAACTCGTGAATCATATACAATAAACACTTCAAATCCATGGCAAATTTCGATAACCATAAATCTCAAAACATATCCAACGATTGGGAGAAAATTCTTACTTCCGAAGGTATCATTGGCCATACAGAGAAAGGTAAGACCATCGGATCTAAGAATATGGAAGATGTAACGGTCTTGTGAGAAACAAAGTCTTTCATCGGCGATCTCCGGCGACAGCTTCTCGAGGATCCGTCGCACCACGGCGCCTGTGTTTCCCGTAACGGCGCTGAATTCCGCTAATACCACCGTACCTCTCGCCACAGCCGCGTATACAATCGCCATCGGAGAATCTTAAATCGGATAACGTCAGAGAGTGTGGATCACGCGCTCCGGCGGTGAGAAAGTTCAACGTCGGCTTTGCTGCGATCTGAGCAGAGTTTAAAAATACGAAGTTATAGGGTTATGAGCAAACGTTTCGTATATAACCCCTTTTctattgttacattttttaattgTCACCTACAGATtatattttctaacattttaACCCCCTAGGCaaattacccgaaccgaaccggcCAAAATTACGCTTctcggttcggattcggatacACCACTTAAACCCGATCGGTTActtctttttaattatgatttttccGGTTCGGTTCGAGTATAACCATTAGAAGACCCACGTTTAAATATACCGATTGCGAGTCTCTCCATTGTTGACGAGCGAGCCTACTTCGACGAGTCTCCGGCGAAACAGGCGACTGAGGTGAGCCTCTTCTAACTCCGACCGTCCGACGAATTACACAGGCgagcttctctctttttctgttcTGTATACGGTTGAGTCTAAGATGATGGTTATGTTCTCGAATCAATGCTCTCTGCTTTTCTTTCTCCAGTGAAGTGTTTGTTTCATGATAAACTAGGGTTAGGAATTGGGTTTGATAATAATGGCAGGATTGTGTGTTCTCTGTTTCCGACTGAACAGATGACCTATccgatttctaatttttgttgcCTGCTACGAGCTCAGTGATTAGAGTATTAAAGACAGACCCTTGTTTTGAAGGGTTTTGTTGTTCTCTACTGAGTATTCATTCATTGTGCTTTGAAAGTAAtgtgcttttttcttttctggttgGTTCTAATCAGATTGGTGTcattcttcttctgtttctccaAGACCATGGTGTTTGGACAAGTAGTGATAGGTCCTCCTGGATCAGGCAAGACCACTTACTGCAATGGCATGTCTCAGTTCCTCCCTCTTATCGGCAggtttcatattctttctttttttctctttttggatCGAAGAAAGAAGCTTACTTTTGTAGCTGTATCGTATCATTTGTTTTCTGTCTCTAGCTCTGTGAAATTTACAAAGTTCCAAACTTTAATTTACAAGAGTGTCAAATTCCAGAAATTTTAGCTTAGACATGTGAAATGTTGTTGCCCCTCATCTTTGTCTTGCAAGAGAGATTTTCCAGATTCGTGAGGACTTCTCCGGAAGTATATCTTCTTAACAttgagtttctttgttttcgGCAGGAAGGTTGCTATTGTTAATTTGGATCCTGCGAACGATGCATTACCGTATCCTTTTCTTTatgcaaaattattaaatatgatTGAAATTGGCGTGTAGCCATGAAATTTTTTCTAGGTGTGTGAGTTGTTTCTTGACATTAATCTTAGTTATGAGTGTGCTGTGAATATCGAAGACCTGATTAAGTTAGAAGATGTTATGCTGGAACACTCGCTTGGTCCTAATGGAGGTGAATTTTGCCATCTTGATTCTTCTTTTCgtcttaatatttttatttatctttggtcaattcaataacaaattttttaatgacACAGGTCTTGTATATTGTATGGAGTACTTGGAGAAAAACATTGACTGGCTGGAATCGAAATTAAAGCCTCTTCTCAAGGGTTAGCAACACAATAAGTctctccttttttgtttttaacgtaATGTCACTTCGTTAAAGTGAAAAGGTTTTTGAAACATTTGCAGACCATTACATTCTCTTTGATTTTCCTGGCCAAGTGGAGTTATTCTTCATTCATAACAGTACCAAGAATGTTCTCACGAAGCTGATAAAATCATTAAACCTTAGAGTATGAGCTGTTCTATACTTGTTACCTTACTAGCTAAATGAAccttactgaagagtctacatATAAtctgatgaattttttttttgtttgtttgtttgttctgcaGTTAACTGCTGTGCAACTAATTGATGCCCATCTATGTAGTGATCCCGGGAACTATGTAAGCGCATTGCTTCTCTCCTTATCCACAATGCTTCATATGGAACTCCCACATGTCAATGTCTTGTCTAAAATCGATCTGATTGGCAGCTACGGGAAGCtaggtatctttttttttctcgtaaCATCGATTATGCAAAAGTATAACATAGACTCACTAACTACCATCTCTGGTGTCATGTAGcttttaatttagatttctaTACCGATGTTCAAGACTTATCATACTTGGAGCACCATCTTGGTCAAGATCCTCGCTCTGCTAAGTACAGGTTGATAtaaaacatcttctgaatatACATGGAAGTTGGAATGGTCAATCAGTTACCGCTTAAATGCACTCTCGATATCTGATGAGTTCGATGGTCTTATTGCAGAAAGCTAACAAAAGAGCTGTGTAGCGTCATTGAAGATTTCAGTCTTGTAAATTTTACAACCTTGGATATTCAGGTTTAAGATCTCCCCTGcaccactctctctctctctctctctctccaagcATCTTATCACTATTTTATCTCCCCTGaaccactctctctctctctctctgcaagcATTTTAtcactattttgtttttgttttcaggatAAGGAAAGTGTTGGGAATCTGGTAAAGCTCATTGACAAGAGCAATGGATATATATTTTCCGGGATTGATGCAAGTGTGGTTGAATACAGCAAGATTGCAGTTGGTCAAACTGATTGGGATTATAACAGATatccttttttaataaaattttttatttcttaaccATTGCTTCTCTAATCAGTAGCTGTGAGTTTAGTTTAAACCAGAGTTGTTTCTTTAACGATATAGTCTTCACAGTTGCGGCTGTGCAAGAGAAATACATGAACGACGAGGAAACACAAGACTGAGGAATCGAGACAGAGCTTGAAACTtccaaagaagatgaagaatctGGTTTAAATCTCTCTGAACCAAACCATGTAACGGTTTGTATGAGCCTTTTTGTATTGTTGGGTTCGGTTTAAGTCTACACAATCACACAACTTACTGGCTTTGGTTCAATGAATATGCTAATTTTGAGATGAGTAAACTAATCAGACTTAATCACCTTGTTTGCACCTTTTATATTTTCTGCCTATCAAAATTTACTACTAGTCACATAATTAGTAGGAGTActatttttttgctaaattttgTCTCACTATATTTTCCACTTCGTTGATTATTCCGTCTTGGTTAGCTATAATGTCAAGGTGTTGGACTTTTTGAGTTTCTGAATTACAAATCACACGTGCTCATGGCTCCCACATTCTCTAGAGAAACATCTCAAATGCAACTTTTTGGGTCATTTATTCTTGCTCAAAGTATGACGTTATTACAAGGTAAAATAATGAGAAGATAATATTTCAGGTCAGAAACTATAAGCAATTCAAACATTGCTTGATTATAAATGCCAATCTATATAAGCTTCAAGGCCAACTCAGCTGTTCCCATTCCCAAATTGGTTCCGTTAATCCTTCAACCAAATCTACATTCATAGAGAGATCAACATGTTGTTCTCCACCTGAAATCGAAGTTTCCGGCGAGCTTTCGACACGAAACGATGATGTCCCAGCTACTGCAACCTCACTTGTAAGCATTCTCTCTGGCGGCAAAACTCCCACAGGAGGACGTCTATCAAAAGCTCTCGAGCTTCCTGTTGTTACGTAGACACGACATAAACTGAACTCGTGTCTCACCTACAAACATTTCAAGaaatccagaaaacaaaaagttaattacAAACTTTAATCAAGAATCTTTTCAGtgaaaacttttatatatatgcaagtGAAAGTACCTGAGGAGCTGTGGAAGCGTTGACTGTTTCGTCAACGGCTTTGTACTCGTTCATcttccattttgtttttcttccggTTGGTGCTTTTCCAGTGTAGAAAACCATAGTTTTCTTGACTCCAATCATTCGGTTGTCTTTGGAAAAGACTGGACCAGGTGATCCAGTTGCTTTCCAGTATCCTGAACCAGTGGTTCTACTCGGTCTACCTCCTCTAGCTTCGCGTTCTTGTCTTGGCACGAAGAAGAACCATTGCTCAACGTCTCCTCGACATCTCTCTCCCGACATATCTGCAAGACAgtgtaagtatatataataaaccaacacTACGTACCATATATAGTCATGTGTTCAATCTGAATAAACCGACTAAACCGATCTAGATACGGTTaacaattttctaaaacaacaaaaccGAACATCAAAATGGAGAAGTTTACGTGCTAGAAAACCTAACTTTTATTATGCCCTAATGACTCTACTTTCGTAATGATGAATTCTGATGCAATAGTTTATAGCGACGACATTAATCTGAGAGAGGTTAACGTAAAACGTACTTGGAAGATGACTAGGCTCGACCTCAAAGACATCAAGAACGGGAATGACTCGGTGTACTGATACATCACTCCTTCCTTCGAGCTGGTTCCGTAGGTAGAACGCAACCAGTTCTTCTTCCGTGGGATAGAAGCGAAACCCAGTTGTAACCTCGTCTGCCATTTCTGTATGATATAGCGAACACATTAATTGCAGCTAGCTGTATTAATTATTAACTTAAATGTCATGGACTCATCGACATTAAATAAGTTGTCGAAGTAGAGATTGGTTTCTCCGAGTGAAAGGAGAAAAGTTCTCTACgcgtttttctatttttttcttttttttttttaactcactGTACGAGAGATTGGTAACGACAACGAtgttcttttttgtgtgtgtgggttTGATTACTTTCGTTATTGTGTTTACTGTTTAGTAAACTTTTTACGAGCCACGTACGTCGACGTACGTGTATTGAACAAGTCAAGCCTTCGTCTTGACGTCAAGTTTCGGTCTCTTTTCCTTAGTTTCTATCTTtagaaaatagtattttttttgggctcgtaaaaagtattttttttcttttccttaattTGGGCTTACCAATTTtagaaaatagtatttttttaaaagcaaactCAGATTAATCATACTTTATAGGGTTAGAGAAGatatatcccttatatattccctatatattaatagagaaacattttCAAGAAAATGTTGATATGTTGTTGTTAGAGAGTTCGAGACATCAATAAATTTATTGCCCTTATTTTTATagatactaggttttgaacccatgctgcgcgtgggtttatttgatatattttggtgaaaattatatattattgatgacagatatgaaatattatcttatagaaaattttaaattactattaaggccaaacttttatttacgatacaccaaaatttttaaaaatataaaaatcagttgtgctAAAAAATCTaatctgatcaaaagaatcatggattTAACTGGACGTCCAGGAGAGGCAGATCAGACATTCGAACTGGTGACCTTGCATAtactaaaccatttttttcacggccaaacaaacaaaacactttttgaatcatgaattaatcttgttttctcatatttaattgacaACACCATCtctgttttcgtgtttttttccattgttttcttactttttatattctttctcgtcatttttattgtcaaattttcattattacttttaccgtctgattcttcgttatactcttcttcttcctcttcgtaaTCTGCTttctcacattcttccacttaATAatttgttaacccatcaaactccaagaccaaaatcattgcttattttctcataaaatttcatGGATCAGCATAGTCACCACatgcactcaattattgatattttcacatgtatacttattcggtttaagatccacatgtattgaaacttcttgaaccaaaatcttaatactataaaattgcaaattacttgcaaagaaagtaatatgaacacatgtatagctaataaaaagTGTGTTCgtcatattagtcttatttatagtggTTCTCAGCCAgttctaaaaattttatatcCAATGTGGGATGTTgtacatacacttatttataagttttttcatattaaaaaaatttacataattttaaaaatgttaaatattatatCTGATAATGGTTggtcattttaaaaattttaatatagaaaatcctgtaaattttaaaaatgttaatcagtgacatgtcaaatctcgatagattgtttaaaatcctatgtggacgtcgtaagaagcttatagctccaacttttattagtatagataattataatattttaaattttaaaaattttaaaacttggatGTCTGGTAAATCAAGCTTCATGCTCATTCATAGTTgaaagcatattagtcttatttataatggttctcagctattgtctaaaaaatttatagccgatgtgggatgttgtacatagttcttttatttccataaatttaaaattctggaaacttagaaaatgttaataaataacatgtcaaatcatgataggttctttaaaataattcttaatataggaaattctggaaatttaaaaaattgttaattactGAGATGGCTAATctttattggttgtttaaaatcctatttggacaccttaagaagcttatagctcctacttttatttagtataatttgCACATAATTGctattaaataattaaggaatattcttttttaattaattaaaaaaatcaaacatttcaattttaaaatatattttagtcatttttataacatatataattattataacattattggatctaaaacattttcaaaaaaaaaatttattcaccTATTAAAATAACTGAttactattcacatatttaattttccaaaactaaattatcacaataatcattattatcccctatatattaatagagaagcattttcaaaaaaatgctgatgtgtcgtcgttAGGGAGCTCGAGACATCAATGAATTTATTGCCctcatttttatggatatttacacataattgctTTTAGATAATTAAGGAATATtccttttcaattaattaaaaacatcaaacatttcaattttaaaatatattttagtcatttttataacatatataattattataacattattggatctaaaacattttcaaaacccaaatttattCACCTATTAAAATAACTGAttactattcacatatttaattttccaaaattaaattatcacaataatcattattatcccctatatattaattgagaagcattttcaagaaaatgctgatgtgtcgtcgttAGAGAGCTCGAGACATCAATGAATTTATTGCCctcatttttatggatatttacacataattgctattatataattaaggaatattcattttcaattaattaaaaaaatcaaacatttcaatttaaaaatatattttagtcattcttataacatatataattattataacattattggatctaaaacattttcaaaacccaaatttattCACCTATTAAAACAACTGAttactattcacatatttaattttccaaaattaaattatcacaGGCAATTAACTTATTTAAAACCATTGGTATATTATTCCATGAAACATATACttacacaaaaaaatcaaacaaaaaaaaaaatcttgcatagATTGAAGAGAGAGCGGATTATATATTAAGTTCATACATAGTAGTTTGATCTAAACATATTCTcatggattatatattttgtttttacacaaacaaattttagatcctcaaaaataactttacttataattaatattaattttatctacatagatttatcccgcacatagtgcaGGTTGTTATCTAGTTTCTGCGTAATATTATAAAAGTATGATGTTAAAGAAGAAACTATATTtgacctaacaaaaaaaatcgaactaTTTTGGGAGGTATGTAGTTGTAAAATTGAAGTACATGTAACAATTCTCGTTAGAAATTTCAGATAACacttaatttatttacatatacaGACTTAAGTGTATATGTAACATGttcaaagagatgaagaagacttgGCTGTGGGGTATTTTCGTTAATTCATGACATAAGTTCGGCCATTTGCAAGTTAGTTATCTTGGTACATGCATTATCTTATAGTTGCAAATTACTTTCCAAAATTTAATTATCGAGTATGATTACACTACATGACCTTTATACATACCGTGATACTTTGTACCACAGATCCGAAAATCAAATAAAGTGTACATTTTGGAGATATTTGAATGTAACTGTATTGAtattttagcttcttttttttttccttcgtgAACAACTCACCCATGTATATACTACTAGATTGTGACACCGATATAACCATCAGACTATATGCCCCATGTTTCAAGAGATTCGGAAAATTTCCACGTCACATATTTCGGAGTTAATTACAAGATGATGATAAATTTGTGCCTATAACTTTTTAAGATTAAGAGCAGGAGCTTCCCATATCAACTAGCTTTGTGGTACTCTAAGTAAactgatatttaaaatttttaaaaaactatataacgAATTAAGTGTTCGGAATTCTAGATATGGAACCCATGTACCAGTTCGGAAAATAAAGGACACCAAGGTGAGGTTCGTCTCCATGACTAGTAGAGCATCACTAGTACTGAATTTAATAGggaacatataaatatatagtttaggGCCTTAGACCTTCTCCATCAGGGGTTGTTAGTGGGGTTGTTAGAATTTAGTAGGAAGAAATtaaatcagaagaaaagaaaaaattgaagggAGCCTCTTATTTAACAGTCTGAACTCGGTTTTAAGGGACGCTATGTGTCCTTATTTCAGTGGTTGGGCTGTAAAATacaaaaggataaaaaaaattaggatgcAGAccaccatttttttgtttctcactttctctctttctccctttctctccTTCACTCGCGATCGAAGTCTTGATCCGACAAAGGATGTCTGCTTTAATCGGAGGTTATAGAATCAGTCTCGTGTTTGGTCGGAGGCGATTTGACACGGCTGAGATCTTGGTGGAGGCGACTGTAGCGGCGGCGAAGTGAATCGTCGTGGAGGTTGTATTGGAGGCGCTGCAAAGGGGAAGGCGATTCAATGCTGGAATCAATCCGATTGAGAGTGTAAGTTTCTCAGTTCAATTGTAAGATTAGGTTTACAGTtaggtttatttgattttggatcgCAAATTAGAGTTTTTGATGTTTGTTCAAAAATTGGattctttgtgtgtttgttttctgATTTATAATTGATGGTTTACACGGATTAGGGTTCTTGGTTCTTTGTGTTCCGATTTGGTCTGTTTTTGTTCCGAATTGGTGTGTTGTGTACCGATTGATAAGTGATGCTTAAATTgggattagggttcttgagaaTCATGTGATCCGATTTGGTCTGTTTGTGTtcagttttttggtttgttagtgTTCTGattatgtgtgtttgtgttccgTTTTGGTGTGTTCAGTTTGTGGTCTGCTTGTGTTCTGTTATTGGTGTGATTGTGTTTGTGTACCGATTGATAAATGATCTTTTGTGTTGGTTAGACATGATTGTAGAAAACAAAGTATATTGTTATTGTTCGATTTAGATTGTAGAAAACAAAGTATATTGGCCTTGTTTGATATTCATTGTAATTTGCGGATTGTGATATATgtctctattttgttttgaggtTAAATGGGGACAAATGGATTGATGGAAGTGCATGAGTATAGAGTCTGCTACCTGTTCGGCTATGAAGGAAGGTATTTTAGCATCGtcctctttttcttcatttaatttggtgttattttagGTAAGAGTCGAGTCTCACATTGATGatattgctttgtttgttggttgttatTAATACGTTTAGTACTTGCCTATTAGAGAGGTCtacatcaaaatttaactatGATGGTTTGTGTTATGGTTGTGAAGATGTTTATTGTGTGGTTGTTGTAGTGTAGGttaaaacataaatacaaaatttaaagcaaCTAGTTGTGAAAGTTAAATTCATCTAACTAACATTATAAATTGAAAGACTTGATCCTCATAGTAAAAACACCAAGTAAACACACACCACACTATTAACCgtaaaaacttcttcttcaatatccTTTTAACACACGATATGGATTCAGACGACTCCATGAATCCATATCGTCCGCCCCCAAGCTTCTTCAATCTGTTAACCAGTCAACTTGAAACCCAAAACCTCGAATACACTCATTGTGAGAGTCCATGTTCGGAGGCTCCATCTGAACCTGCATCTCCTCTAGAAAACCGGAAGTCAAGGAATGCATGGTTACCTTCTGATGATGTCATGCTTGTTAGCGCATGGCTTAACACTAGCAAGGATCCGATCAGATCCAATGAGCAAAGACGTGGAGCATTTTAGGAGAGGATTGCGGATTACTATGCGGAATGTCTGAATACTGAAGGTCAGCCAAAAAGAGAGGCTCGTCATTGTAAACAGAGGTGGGGGAGGATAAACAACTTGGTGTGCAAGTTTGTTGGTTGTTTCGAAGCTGCAACAAGGGAGAAGTCTAGTGGACAAAACGAAGATGATATGATGAAGCTAGCACACTAAATTTACTTCAATGATCAGAATCAGAGGTTTACCTTGGAGCATGCTTGGCGAGAGTTAAGATATAATCAGAAATGGTGTGCTAGCACATCATCTAAAGTTAATGGAGTGAAAAGGGGAAGGGTGGTGGGTGAGGATGTGTCCGCACAACCTGTGATTGATGTTGAAGATGAACCACAGCCCCATCCTCCTGGTGTTAAGGCTGCAAATGCTGCAAAGGCTGCAAAGGGGAAGGCTAAACCGGCTATGGAGGAGGATGGAAAAGCTTTCTTGGAGTTTCAGCTGGAACGTGTTACGCGGATGTATGTGATGAAGTAAGCGGATTTCGCTTTGAAGGAGAAGGAGTTTGCTATGAAAAAGGAACATAGCT is from Camelina sativa cultivar DH55 chromosome 20, Cs, whole genome shotgun sequence and encodes:
- the LOC104770570 gene encoding NAC domain-containing protein 90-like produces the protein MCSLYHTEMADEVTTGFRFYPTEEELVAFYLRNQLEGRSDVSVHRVIPVLDVFEVEPSHLPNMSGERCRGDVEQWFFFVPRQEREARGGRPSRTTGSGYWKATGSPGPVFSKDNRMIGVKKTMVFYTGKAPTGRKTKWKMNEYKAVDETVNASTAPQVRHEFSLCRVYVTTGSSRAFDRRPPVGVLPPERMLTSEVAVAGTSSFRVESSPETSISGGEQHVDLSMNVDLVEGLTEPIWEWEQLSWP
- the LOC104770568 gene encoding vesicle-associated membrane protein 714; this encodes MAIVYAAVARGTVVLAEFSAVTGNTGAVVRRILEKLSPEIADERLCFSQDRYIFHILRSDGLTFLCMANDTFGRRIPFSYLEDIHMRFMKNYRKVAHQAPAYAMNDEFSRVLHQQMEFFSSNPSVDTLNRVRGEVSEIRSVMVENIEKIMERGDRIELLVDKTATMQDSAFHFRKQSKRLRRALWMKNAKLLVLLTCLIVLVLYIIIASFCGGITLPSCRS
- the LOC104770569 gene encoding GPN-loop GTPase 2 homolog, producing the protein MVFGQVVIGPPGSGKTTYCNGMSQFLPLIGRKVAIVNLDPANDALPYECAVNIEDLIKLEDVMLEHSLGPNGGLVYCMEYLEKNIDWLESKLKPLLKDHYILFDFPGQVELFFIHNSTKNVLTKLIKSLNLRLTAVQLIDAHLCSDPGNYVSALLLSLSTMLHMELPHVNVLSKIDLIGSYGKLAFNLDFYTDVQDLSYLEHHLGQDPRSAKYRKLTKELCSVIEDFSLVNFTTLDIQDKESVGNLVKLIDKSNGYIFSGIDASVVEYSKIAVGQTDWDYNRVAAVQEKYMNDEETQD